The Natrinema pellirubrum DSM 15624 region TCGCTCTCGACGATATCGGCGTCCGCGCGGACGTAGTGCAGGCGGAACGAGCCCTCGAGTTCCGGGGCGTAGCGTTCGGCGTCGTTGCCCATCCCCCGACGGCTCTTGGGCGTCGGGTGCTGGAGGTGGCCGAAGACCAGCGACTGCTCGGCCTCGCGGAAGGTGAAGTCCGTCCCGTAGAGGGCGTCGCCGTCGTCGGCGCGGGCCTCGACGTACCGCTCGACGTTTCGACAGGAGCGGACGACCCGCTCGAGGAGGTCGTCGCGGTTGGGGTCCGCGCCGCGGGCGAGTTCGAGTTCCTTCGTCGCGAGCGTCGCGAGCGTCGCATAGTCCAACGGCTGGGGCTCGCCGTCGCCGGCCCGGAAAGCGGCCGGCAGATCGAACAGGTGACGGCCCGTCGGGGACCGGTACCTGACCGGAACGAAGAGGTCGATCCCCTGGTTCGGAAGCGAACACCGCAGGACGAGCCCGCTCTCGGGCCGGCGGTCGATCGGCGTCTCGGCCGCGGGAACGAACTCGCCGGCACCGGTCTCGAGGCAGTAGCAGTTCAGGAAGCTATGCACCGTCGCGTCGCGTGCGACTCGCGTCGCGTCGACGCCGTCGTCGGACGTACTCGTCCGTGTCGTGGGTCGTACTGTCATGTGGAATCGGTCTCCGCTTCGAGTGCCTCGCCGCGGTCGACGACCGCCGCGAGGACAGCTTGGAGGTCGGAAAGCGTCGTTTTCGGGTTCAACAGGGTGAGTTTCAGCGCGGCGGTACCGTCGACTTCGGTCCGCGCGAGGATGGCCTCGCCGTCGGCGAACAGTTCGTCGCGGATCCCGCGGTTGAGCCGATCGAGCGCGGGCCGAGACGCGGAACCGGGCCGGTCGTCCGACTCGCCCGCTCGAGCGCCGCGATCCGAGGGCCGATACCGAAAGACCACCGCGCTGAGTTCGGGGTCACAACACAGCTCCAGCGCCGGCTCGGCCCGGATCTCGTCAGCGACGGCGTCGGCCAGCTCGCAGACGTACTCGACGCAGTCGGCCACGCCGGCCCGGCCCAGCGCGTTGAACGTCACGAACGGCTTCAGCGCGTCGAACCGACGGGTCGTCCGCGGCGATTTCGAGACGAGATTCGGCACCCCCGCCGCGTCGTCGCGCTCGGGGTTGAGATAGGCCGCGTTGCGCTCGAGGAACCGATAGCGGTCGCCGTCGCGCAACAGGAAAGCCCCACAGCTGATGGGCTGGTAGAACAGCTTGTGGAAGTCGACCGCGATCGAGTCGGCGCGATCGATCCCCGCGAGTTTGGGTCGCAGCGAGTCGCTGATCGCACAGGCCCCGCCGTAGGCGGCGTCGACGTGCAGCCACAGGTCGTGTTCCGCGGCCCGGTCGGCCAGCGGCGCGAGCGGATCGATGCTCCCGAAGTCGGTCGTGCCCGCGGTGGCGACGATCGCGAAGGGGCGGCGGCCGTCGGCTGCGAGGGCCTCAAGGGTCTCGTCCAGCGCCGCGAGGTTCATCCGGCGGTCGTCGTCGGTCGGCACCGTGACGACCGCGTCCTCGCCGAGCCCGAGGTGGTGGGCGGCCTGGTCGGCGGTGAAGTGGGCGGCGTCCGAACAGAGGAGCCGGAGGTCGGCCGCCTCCGGCGGGAGCCCGGCCGACTGGACGTCGCGGTCGAACCGCGTCTGGCAGTACCAGTCCCGGGCCAACAAGAGCCCGAGGAGGTTCGATTCCGTGCCGCCGCCGGTGAAGACGCCGTCGGCATCGGCCGGATAGTCGAACAGGTCACAGCAGGCGTCGACGACCCGTTCCTCCAGGACGGAGGCGGCGGGAGCCTGATCGAACGAGTCCAGCGACTGATTGGTTCCCGAGAGCAACAGCTCGGCGGCCAGCGCCGGGATCGCCGGCGGACAGTGCAGATGTGCGACGCAGTCGGGATCGTGGACCCGGACCGAGTCGGTGAGGACCTCCTCCGCGACCGTCTCGAGGACGGCCGCAAGCGAATCGCCCGTCTCGGGAACGACGGTCAGTTCGTCGATCCGCGCACGGAGCGTCTCGTGGTCGGTTCCGGCGTAGGGGCCATCGACCGTCGCGAACGACTCGAGGAGGCAGTCGCGGGCCCGATCGATCGCCGCCGCGTACGCGGCGTTGCCGTCCGGATCGCCGAGGAAGGCGCTGGCCGTATCCGGCGGCGTCGGCCCGTCGGTCGCCGCGCGGTGCCGTCCGGTGAGGTCGCCGCCGGTCATGCCGGAGCCTCCGCGCGATCCTGTCGGGCCGTGAGGGCCGCGCGAACGCTCTCGTGGACGATCTCGGCGACCGTATCGATCCGTGAGGGCGAGATCGTCAGCGGGGGAAGGAACCGGACGACGCTGCCGTCCCGACCGCCGGTCTCGACGACGAGCCCGCGATCGAACGCCGCCGACTGGACGGCCGATGCGAGGTCACCGTCGGCGGGATAGTGACCGAGCGAGTCCGGTTCGCCGTCGGGATCGACGAGTTCCATGCCGAGCATGAGGCCGCGCCCGCGGACATCCCCGACCGCCTCGAACGTCGCCGCGGTCTCCTCGAGGCGGTCCCGTAGCCGATCGCCCATCGCCGCGGCGTGGTCCTCGAGGTCGTTCTCGAGGACGTACTCGATGGTCGCCGCGCCGGCGGCCATGCCGAGCTGATTGCCGCGGAACGTGCCGGCGTGCGCTCCGGGCTCCCAGACGTCCAGTGACTCGTCGTAGACGACGACCGACAGCGGGAGTCCGCCGCCGACGGCCTTCGAGAGCGTCATCACGTCCGGGACGACGTCGGCGTATTCGATCCCGTATAGTTCGCCGGTTCGCCCGAGCCCGGTCTGGATCTCGTCGACGATCAGCGGCACGTCGCGTTCGCGGGTGATCCGGCGCATCTCGCGGAGCCAGTCGGCAGGGGCCGGCACCGCGCCGCCCTCCCCCTGTACCGGCTCGAGGATCATACCGGCGGGGTCGACGACCCCGCTATCGGGGTTCGAGAGGGTTCGCTCGACGTACTCGGCGCTCGTCCGCCAGCAGGCCTCGCCGCCGAGCCCGAACGGACACCGATAGGCGTAGGGATAGGGCAGGTGCTGGACGTTCGGCATCAATCCCGGCACGTCCTCCTTGGCCGCCGTATCGCCCATCAGTCCGAGCGCGCCGTGGGTCATCCCGTGGTAGCCGCCCTGAAAGGCCAGCATCGACCGGTTCCCCGTCGCCGTCTTGACGAGTTTCAGCGCGGCTTCGACGGCGTCGGTGCCGGCCGGACTGCAGAACTGCACCTTCGCCGTTTCGGCGAACTCGTCGGGGAGGCTCTCGAGCAGTCGATCGACGAACCGCTCTTTGACCGGCGTCGTCAGATCGAGCGTGTGGATCGCACGTCCCCGCTCGAGCAGTTCCTCCATCCGTTCGACGACTGCGGGGTGGTTGTGGCCGAGCGCGAGCGTCCCCGCGCCTGCCAGACAGTCGATGTACTCGTTGCCGTCAACGTCCTCGAGGATCGCCCCGTCGGCGCGTTCGATCGCCAGCGGCAGCGATCGGGGGTAGGTCCGCGCGTTCGATTCGCGCCGGGCCTGTTGTGCGAGGAGCTGCTCGGCCGACGAACCGCCGTCGGTCACGGTCGCTCACCGCCGGCCGGCGACCGATCTTCGAGTCGGGTCGGTAGTAGTCGTCGCGTCGTCATGCAGGTTTTAGGCCAGCCTAAATATTGAAAAGCGTGTCGGTTTTAGGCCAACCTAAAGCTTATACATGAGGTGCTGAAAGAAAGCAAAACGGCGTGGAGCGGAGCTAAGCGGCGATCACAGCGGACGAACCGACCCCCCGAAGCGGCCAGTGATCGGGCCCGAACTGCGGAATCAGCGGCCAGCAGCCGGTCGCCGGATCGACCGGTAGCAGGCGGTAACTACCGCTACCCGGCCGGGTTCAGGATCGGACCGTCCCGACACCGACCCGCGAAACAGGGCGGGTTAATTTAAGTGTCCGTCGTACTGAGGGATCGGTTCGGACGCCGCGGTCCATCGTCGGCCCCGGATCGAAGGGCGACAGAGAGCCGGCGACGGGTCCAGTACCGGCCCGTCGTCGACCCGGCCGACGCGACCGTTGCCACCGGTGACGGCGACCGTCTCGGTCATGGTCGCGCTTCGACGCGAGCGCGTAAAAGCGGCCGCCGCGTCAGTGACGGGGCGGTAGAAGGAAGTGTCGCTCGATTACTCGGGCTTCAGGCCGCCGTCCTGGACGCGCATGACGGCCTCGCCGTCGGCGAGGTTCGGCGCGTCGACCAGTTTGACGATCCGCTTGTCGCCCTTGGACTTGCGCAGGTAGATCCGGAAGGTAGACTTGTGGCCGAGGATGTTGCCACCGATCGGTTGGGTCGGGTCGCCGAAGAACGAGTCGGGGTTCGAGGCGACCTGATTGGTGACGATGACGGCGGTGTTGTAGAGGTTCCCGACCTTGTCGAGGTCGTGGAGGTGCTTGTTGAGTTTCTGCTGTCGGTCGGCGAGTTCGCCACGGCCGACGTACTCCGCGCGGAAGTGGGCGGTCAGCGAGTCCACACAGAGGAGACGAACCGGATACTCGCTGTCCTCGTGTTCGCTCGCGAGTTCCTTGGCCTTCTCGGCCAGCAGCATCTGGTGGTTGGAGTTGAACGCCTTCGCGACGTGGATCTTCTCGAGGACGTCCTCGACGAGTGCGTCGACTGCGTCCTCGTCGTCGGCCGAGCCCTCGATCTCGCGGTCCTCGAGGGTCGCGTTGATGGCCTCGTCGGACAGGCCCCGAACCATGTCGTCGATCCGCTCGGGCCGGAAGGTGTCCTCGCTGTCCACGAAGATGGCGCTGCCGTGGAGCCCGCCGACTTCCTGGGGAAGCTGGACGTTGACGGCCATCTGGTGGGTGACCTGGGACTTGCCGGCCCCGAACTCGCCGTAGACTTCGGTGATCGACTGGGTCTCGATCCCGCCGCCGAGCAGGTCGTCGACCTCGTCGATGTGCCAGCGTAGCTTGCCGATTTCGTTTCGCCGCTCCAGTACCGTCGAACCGGTCTCGAAGCCGCCGACGTCGGCGGCGTCACGGGCGGCGTTGACGATGTCCGCGGCGGTGGACTCGCCGACGTCGGCCGTGTTCGACAGCTCCGACGGCGAGGCGACGGCGAGACTCTGGAAGGAGTCGAAACCTGCATCGTGGAGTTTGTCTGCGGTCGCGGGTCCGACACCGGGGAGTTCCTCGAGATCTGCTTCGGGCATACTCCTCCGTTGTGCCGGACCCCCCATAAACCCTCGTTTACAGGGGAGTGAAAGTGAAAGTGCAGGCGGGCAACGGGGTAGTCGGAACTGGAGGCCGTGGGTTTAGAACGAAAGACGCGCCTCTCCGGGACCGGCGAGCGACGGTCAGCGCCGCGGTTCGTCGCCCCACTCGAGGCAGTGGAGGCGCTCGTCCTCGCAGCCGACGAACAGCCGGCCGTCGCCGATCGCGGGCGTGCCGATCACGCCGTCCTCGAGGGCGACGTGCCACGCGAGGTCGCAGTCGTCGGCGACGTCGATCCCGTATACCGAGCCGCTGGCGTCGCCGACGCAAACGACATCGCCGGCGACGACCGGGCACGACCGGATCGAGCCGTCGAGTTCGATCCCCTTCCGGGAGAAGAGCCAGCCCCGCAGTTTCCGCCGGCCGACGGTGGTGTCGGTGACGTGGCAGTAGCCGTCCGCAGCCCCGACGAAGGTGGTCTCGGCGGCCGGGAGGACGGTCGCGGACGTGGTGAAGGCGTCGCGGATCTCGTAGGTGAACCACGACTGGCCGGTACCGGCGTCCATCGCGACCATCGTTCCCTCGTCGTCGGCGACGTAGACGCGACCGTCGGCGACGGTCGGGCCGGCCTCGAGCGCGCCGTCGGCCGGCGCGGTCCAGACTTCCTCGCCCGTCTCAGCTTCGAGGGCGACGACGGCCCCGTACTCGGTTCCGGCGAAGAGGCGATCACCGGTCCACTCTCCGTTGGTGTCGGCGGGTCGGTCCGTCTCGAGCGGGCGCGGATCAGTCCCGGCGAGGGGGTCCGCGTCCGACGGTTCGTCCCGCTCGAGGGCCGAACGACGACGCCGTCCCTCCCGACCGTCGGCGACCGCCGGCGCGCCGACGACGCCCGACTCGGTCTCGTGGCGCCATAGTTCGGTCCCCGTCTCGGGCTCGAGCGCGGTCACTCCGTCCGCGTGGCCGACGTAGAGTCGGCCGTCGGAGAGCGCAAGCGCGGCCTCGAGGCCGTCCACGAGGTCGACTTCCCACTCCACCTCGCCCCGGCCGGGGTCGAGCGCACGAACCGTCCCGTCGGCGGTCCCCAGAAACAGTCGGTCGCGGGTCACAAGCGGCGCGGTGTCGGTCGCGGCCGTCGTCTCGGCAACCCACCGGCGACGGCCGGTCGCCCGCTCGAGGGCATAGCAGTTCCCCCGTGCCGTGCCGACGTAGACGGTGTCGCGGTCACAGACCGGCGACCCCGGCGGGCCGGCGAGATCGACCGTCCAGCCCTCGGTTACGCGGGTGGGGCCGTCGATCTCGCGCCGACACCCGGAGTTGTGCGGATCGCCCTTGAACTGGTTCCACTCGGTCACTGTCCCCGGCTACCGAGCGAACCGTCATAACAGTGGGTGGAGCCGCTGCCGTCGCTCGTCGAACGGAGCGGGCGGCAGGAAAAGGGGCAACTGGTGTATGGCGCAGTTGTGATGATGATGATGTGGCTTCCTGCCGCGTACGTCTTCCTATACGGGGAGCGGGCATACGGCTGACTCCTACACGATTTGGGAGTCGGCCGGTCCGCGAGGGACCCCCCGACGACGTGATCGCCTCGTCGGGCAACGGCGGATTCGACCGGTTCGAAAACGGCGCTACTCCCAGGGGTGGGTTCCGCCCTCGCTGGGCCAGAGCGGGTACCAGTAGTCCTTCTCGCGCTCGATCTCGAGTTCGCCGTCTAAGGTCGACTCGAGAGTGAACTCCGCGCTCGAGTCACGTTCCCGGCCCGACCGGGGGACGAAGGGGTAGAACCGCCCCCGGCGGAAGGAGTAGATCCAGTAGGCGGGATCGCCCGCTCCGGCGGTTCCACCGCCTCCGTCTCGATGCCGCTTCGCGGCATCGCCCTTCTCGTACGCGAAGACGGCCGCCAGCAGCCGCGAGCCGTAGCCGTGTTCGATGAACGTGTCCGCCGCGAAGTGCATGCTCGTGATCAGGTCCTCGGGGTCGTCGTCCGCGAGGACGACCCAGTGATAGCCGTGGTCGTCACTGGTGACCGAGAAGGCTGTGCCGGTCTCCTCGCGGCCGGCCTCGAGGATCGCCTCGACCTCGTCGACGGCGTCGCGGAAGGCCGCCGAGTCGACGCCGGAGAAACAGAGCGCGCCGACGTCGAGCGACTCGTAGCCCAGATCGGCCTGCATCGTGAGGTAGGCGGTACTCATCCCGAAGAGGTCGTCGGGGTCGGCGTCACGGCCGGCGTCGGCCTCGGCCCGGGAGCCGAGGATAGCCCGCAGCCCGTCCAGCAGTCCCATACCTCGAGTGACGGGCGCCGTACCTTAGAACGATTGCATTTCGCGCTCGAGATCGCGGAGCTGTTCGACGCGCTTCTCGGTCGGCGGATGCGTCGCGAACAGGCGGCCGACGACGCCGGACTTGATCGGGATGATGAAGAAGGCGTTCATCTCTGCCTCCTCGCGCAGGTCGTCCTTGGGAACCTTGTCCATCTCGCCGGAGATCTTCAACAGGGCGGAGGCGAGCGCCGAGGGGTTGCCGGTGATGGCCGCGGCACCGCGGTCGGCGGCGTACTCGCGGTACCGGGAGAGCGCCCGGATCAGCAGGTAGCTGATGATCCAGACCAGCAACGAGACGAGGATGGCGACGACGATACCGCCCCCACCCTGCCGATCGCCCCCGCGTCTGTGGCCACCGCCGAAGAACGCCCCCCAGCGAACCATCATGAACGCGATCGTCGAGAGGAAGGAGGCGATAGTCATCACCATCATGTCGCGGTTTTTGACGTGGGCGAGTTCGTGGGCGAGGACGCCGTCGAGTTCGTCCTGCTCGAGCGTGTCCATGATCCCGGTCGTTACACAGACGGCGGCGTTTTTCTGATTGCGGCCGGTCGCGAAGGCGTTGGGCGTGTTCGAATCGACCACCGCGACCTTCGGTTTCGGGAGGTCGGCCTGCTGGGAGAGGCGTTCGATCGAGGCGTGCAGTTGCGGGTACTCGTCGGCCGAGACCGTCTTCGCGCCCATGCTCCGCAGGGTCAGCGTGTCGCTGAAGTAGTACTGTACGAGCGAGAAGCCGCCGAAGAACAGCCCGAAAACCAGCAGTCCGCCGCCGACGTAGGCGGTGATCACGGCCGCGAAGACGATATACAGCGCAAATAGCAGAAACATCGTCACGAACATCCGAAGTCGCAATCCCCAGTCCGCCTGCCAGTTCATGCCTAGAGCAACGGGCTGGGCCGAAATAAGTACCTTGACCATCGGGCCGAGAAACGCGCCGGCACGTCGAGGAGTGGAGCCGTCGGACCAGTCCGTGAAAACGTATATTTTGGTCGACGCGTTTCGACGAAACAGCAATGCCCTCCCCACAGTCGGTATGCCTCGAGGAGTGTACGTGGACGGAAGTCGAAACGGCGCTCGAGAACGGAACACGGACGGCGATCGTCGCGGTCGGGTCGATCGAGCAACACGGACCGCACCTGCCGCTGAACATGGACACGCTCGATGGCGACGAACTCGCACGCCGAATCGCCGCGGAACTCGGCGACGCGCTGGCTGCCCCGACGATCCGCCCCGGCTGCTCGGGCCACCACATGGCGTTTCCGGGGACGATCACGATGCCGCCGGAGACGCTGATGGACGTGATCCGCGCCTACTGTCGCTCGCTGGACGATCACGGGTTCGACCACGTCGTCCTCGTCCCGACCCACGGCGGGAACTTCGCGCCGGTCTCGACGGTCGCACCCGAAATCGCTCGCGAGATCGATGCCTCCGTGATCGCCCTCGCGGACCTCGACGATCACATGGAACTGCTGAACGAGGGCCTTCGAGAGGCCGGCCTCGAATATCAACAGGATGTTATCCACGCCGGTGCCGCCGAGACGGCTATGATCCTCGCGATCAAGGAGGGGCTCGTCCGGACGGACCGCCTCGAGACGGGACCGGAGGGATCGTTCTCAACGGCGCGACTGCTCAGCGAGGGGTTCGAATCGATCACGGAGAACGGCGTGCTGGGAGATCCCAGCGAGGCCACGGCCGACGCCGGCGAGGCGATTTTCGACGCCGTCACCGACGCATACGTCGAGCGTATCGAAGCCGAGCGCGACGCCGTAAGCGACGGGACGCAGTGACCGGCGACGGCTCCGCGTCGTGCCCGCCGGCGGTATTGTAATCGCAGTTGATACGTCACGAGCCGGTCGATCGAACCCCTTCGTTTCGCATGGAGACCTTGTGACGGAGTCACGTCTGACGCGACCGTACCGGCAGTAGTGTGACGGTCGTCTGACGTTTTGCTACTCTCCCCCTCCGTTTCGCGTAGAGCGACGCGAGGGTCACGGAACCGTACCGGTCGGAGACTGGAAGCGACGGGGGCCGATCGGACGGCTCTCGAGCGGAGACGGGCCGCTTAACTCCGCGAGGTCCCAAACGGGGCCAATGAGTGAGTCGCGCGCGTTCTGTCCCCGGTGTGGGGATCCGGTCCCCGAGCGGTCGACCACCGACGCGAACGATCCGTTACGCCCCGGTGCCGAGGTCGAACTCTGCGATTCCTGTTACTTCGAGGACTTCGACTTCGTCGACGCGCCGGACCGGATCGACGTCCGGGTCTGTGCCCAATGTGGCGCGGTCTACCGGGGGAACCGATGGGTCGACGTCGGCGCACAGGACTACACGGACATCGCCATCGAGGAGGTCAGCGAGGCGCTTGGCGTCCACGTCGACGTCGAGGACGTCGCCTGGCAGATCGATCCCGAGCAGGTCGATCAGAACACGATCCGGATGCACTCGTTTTTCACCGGCGTCGTCCGCGAGACGCCGGTCGAGGAAGAGGTGACCGTGCCGGTCAAGATCGCCCGCCAGACCTGTACCCGCTGTGGACGGATCGCCGGCGACTACTACGCCAGCATCGTCCAGATCCGCGCCGAGGACCGGACCCCGACGACCGAGGAGATCGAACGGGCAAAGGAGATCGCGAACGGGATCGTCGCCGACATGGAGGCCACGGGCGACCGCAACGCCTTCGTCACCGAGATCGGCGAGGTAGACGACGGGCTGAACATCAAGGTCTCGACCAACAAGATCGGGAAGAAGATCTCGAACAAGATGATCGAGGAGTTCGGCGGCACCGTCAACGACGCCGAGACGCTGGTCACGGAAGACGAGGACGGCAACGAGGTCTACCGGGTCACCTTCGCCGTCCGACTGCCGCCCTACAGGCCCGGCAACGTGATCGATCTCGCCGACGACGATGGCGGCCCCGTCCTCGTCCGCAGCGCTCGCGGCAACCTCAAGGGCGTCCGCGTGACGACCGGCGAGCGCTACGAGGCCGGCTACGAGGAGGGCAACTCCCCCGACGCGCGGAAGTTGGGCGACCTCGAGGACGTGGCCGAGGCGACGGTCGTCACCGTCGAGGACGACAACGCCGTGCAGGTCCTCGATCCCGAAACGTTTCAGGCCACAACGGTCGCCCGGCCGGACTATTTCGATCCCGACGCCGAGACCGTCCCCGTCCTGAAGAGCCGTGCCGGCCTGCACATCCTGCCCGAGGACGATGACTGACGAGTACGTGGAGGCGGACGCGACGGAGGCCGACCGCGCGCTCGAGCCGGCGGCCGACGAGGTCTTAGAGCGGGCGACGGCCGACGGCCCACTGGCTGCGGTCGTCACGAAACCCCGCGCCGAGACGGCCGCCGAGTCGCTCCGCGCGGAGGGGGTCTACGACGAGACGCGGCGCGTCCGGGAAGACGGCCCCGACAGGGTCGCGCTCCCGATCACCGAGCCGCCCACCGAGACCGACGTACTCGAGGTCGTCAGGCAACTCGAGCCCGAATCCCGGAGCCCCGATCTCGAGGACCTGCTCGCCGACCGGGGCTGGAGCGAGCGCGACCTCGAGTCGGTGCCGGGCTCGTGGGCGGTGATCGGCTCGGTGATCCTCGTGACGGTGCCCGAGGGCTGTCACGACGAGCGGGAACTGGGCGAGGCGCTGCTCGAACTCCACGGCGAGGCCGACAGCGTGTTGGCCGACGAAGGGATCGCAAACGACGGTGCGGCCGGCACCCATCGCGAGCCCCGGACCCGACTGCTCGCCGGGGACGCGAACACGGAAACGATCCACACCGAACACGGGACGCAGTACGGGCTCGACCCCGCGAAGGTGATGTTCTCGCCGGGCAACCAGGCCGAGCGGGCCCGGATGGAAGAACTCGGGAGTAGCGACGAACGCGTCTTCGACATGTTCGCCGGGATCGGCTACTTCACCCTCCCGATGGCCCGGGCCGGCGCGCGGGTGACCGCGACCGAGATCAACCCGACCGCCTTCCGCTACCTGCTCGAGAACGCCGTCCTCAACGACGTCGACGACCGGGTCGACGCCTACATGACCGACTGTCGCGACCTCGCGAGCGAGATCGATGCCGATCGGGTCGTCATGGGCTACTACGGGCACGCCGACGGCGATGGCGGTGGAGACGGAACCGCGGATCACGGCACGCGCAGCGACGAGGCCCACGACTTCCTCGGGGACGCCCTCGAGGCGCTCGTTCCCGGCGGCGTCGTCCACTACCACGAGGCGACCCCGGAAGCGCTGCTGTGGGAGCGGCCGATAGAACGCCTCGAGGCGGCCGCCGACGCGGCCGGACACGACCTCGAGATCCTCGAAAAGCGACGGGTCAAAAGCCACAGCGCGGGCGTGGCCCACGTCGTCGTCGACGCTCGGTTCGAGTAGGGCCGACCGGAAACGGTCGCCGGCCACGGGGTGTCGTGGCATTGATACTCGAGCAGGGACTGCGTCGCTGTATGGACAAGAATCAGCTCATCGCCGTCGTCTTCGCGCTGCTGATGGTGACCTCGATGGTCGCCTGGGGCGCGACGGCCATCTTCTAATCGGCCGGCCGTCTCACTCGTCGGTGTCCCAGACGTCCGCAAGCGGACTCGAGCGGGAGGACCGCCGCGACCCGCTCGAGCGCGACGACGAGCGGCCGGAGCCGCCGTTTCCGTCGGCGTTCGCCCCGCTCGTCGCCCCGCGCGAACCGGTGTGCGAGCCGCGACCGGACCGGCCACCCGACGCCGGGTCCGTCCCCGCGAGCGCGGCCCGGGGTTCGAACTCCGGTAGCGCCGGTCGCTCCATCCGGTCGACCTGCGCCGCGAACCAGTCGGGCATGTCCGTCCGCGCGCGCTCGAAGCAATCGAGCAGGCTCGAGTCGGCCAGATACGTCGCCCCGTAGTCGTCGGGGGCGCGGACGACCCGGCCGCAGGCCTGGATGACCGTTCGCAGCGTCGTCCGGTAGTACCACGCCCACTGACCCTCCTCGAGGCGGTGGGCGACTCTCGAGTCGCCGGTGTTGAGGAACGGCGCTTTGCAGATGACCTGCCAGCGACAGAGGTCGCCCTTGAGGTCCAGGGCCTCCTCCATCTTCACCGAGAGGAAGACATCGGGGTCGTCGCTCGCTTTCCACGCGTCGAGGGCGGCGTCGCGGCCGTCTCGGTCGTGGGTGCGGACCCGGTCGCCGACGCCGAAGTCCGAAAGCAGGTCGGCGAGTCGCTCCTGGATGTCGTAGGAGTGGGCGTGGATCAGTCCCTTCTCGTCGGGATGGTGCTGCATGAGCCGGACGATCGTCCGC contains the following coding sequences:
- a CDS encoding pyridoxal phosphate-dependent decarboxylase family protein, translated to MTGGDLTGRHRAATDGPTPPDTASAFLGDPDGNAAYAAAIDRARDCLLESFATVDGPYAGTDHETLRARIDELTVVPETGDSLAAVLETVAEEVLTDSVRVHDPDCVAHLHCPPAIPALAAELLLSGTNQSLDSFDQAPAASVLEERVVDACCDLFDYPADADGVFTGGGTESNLLGLLLARDWYCQTRFDRDVQSAGLPPEAADLRLLCSDAAHFTADQAAHHLGLGEDAVVTVPTDDDRRMNLAALDETLEALAADGRRPFAIVATAGTTDFGSIDPLAPLADRAAEHDLWLHVDAAYGGACAISDSLRPKLAGIDRADSIAVDFHKLFYQPISCGAFLLRDGDRYRFLERNAAYLNPERDDAAGVPNLVSKSPRTTRRFDALKPFVTFNALGRAGVADCVEYVCELADAVADEIRAEPALELCCDPELSAVVFRYRPSDRGARAGESDDRPGSASRPALDRLNRGIRDELFADGEAILARTEVDGTAALKLTLLNPKTTLSDLQAVLAAVVDRGEALEAETDST
- a CDS encoding diaminobutyrate--2-oxoglutarate transaminase; its protein translation is MTDGGSSAEQLLAQQARRESNARTYPRSLPLAIERADGAILEDVDGNEYIDCLAGAGTLALGHNHPAVVERMEELLERGRAIHTLDLTTPVKERFVDRLLESLPDEFAETAKVQFCSPAGTDAVEAALKLVKTATGNRSMLAFQGGYHGMTHGALGLMGDTAAKEDVPGLMPNVQHLPYPYAYRCPFGLGGEACWRTSAEYVERTLSNPDSGVVDPAGMILEPVQGEGGAVPAPADWLREMRRITRERDVPLIVDEIQTGLGRTGELYGIEYADVVPDVMTLSKAVGGGLPLSVVVYDESLDVWEPGAHAGTFRGNQLGMAAGAATIEYVLENDLEDHAAAMGDRLRDRLEETAATFEAVGDVRGRGLMLGMELVDPDGEPDSLGHYPADGDLASAVQSAAFDRGLVVETGGRDGSVVRFLPPLTISPSRIDTVAEIVHESVRAALTARQDRAEAPA
- the radA gene encoding DNA repair and recombination protein RadA, producing MPEADLEELPGVGPATADKLHDAGFDSFQSLAVASPSELSNTADVGESTAADIVNAARDAADVGGFETGSTVLERRNEIGKLRWHIDEVDDLLGGGIETQSITEVYGEFGAGKSQVTHQMAVNVQLPQEVGGLHGSAIFVDSEDTFRPERIDDMVRGLSDEAINATLEDREIEGSADDEDAVDALVEDVLEKIHVAKAFNSNHQMLLAEKAKELASEHEDSEYPVRLLCVDSLTAHFRAEYVGRGELADRQQKLNKHLHDLDKVGNLYNTAVIVTNQVASNPDSFFGDPTQPIGGNILGHKSTFRIYLRKSKGDKRIVKLVDAPNLADGEAVMRVQDGGLKPE
- a CDS encoding outer membrane protein assembly factor BamB family protein — its product is MTEWNQFKGDPHNSGCRREIDGPTRVTEGWTVDLAGPPGSPVCDRDTVYVGTARGNCYALERATGRRRWVAETTAATDTAPLVTRDRLFLGTADGTVRALDPGRGEVEWEVDLVDGLEAALALSDGRLYVGHADGVTALEPETGTELWRHETESGVVGAPAVADGREGRRRRSALERDEPSDADPLAGTDPRPLETDRPADTNGEWTGDRLFAGTEYGAVVALEAETGEEVWTAPADGALEAGPTVADGRVYVADDEGTMVAMDAGTGQSWFTYEIRDAFTTSATVLPAAETTFVGAADGYCHVTDTTVGRRKLRGWLFSRKGIELDGSIRSCPVVAGDVVCVGDASGSVYGIDVADDCDLAWHVALEDGVIGTPAIGDGRLFVGCEDERLHCLEWGDEPRR
- the pspAB gene encoding PspA-associated protein PspAB: MGLLDGLRAILGSRAEADAGRDADPDDLFGMSTAYLTMQADLGYESLDVGALCFSGVDSAAFRDAVDEVEAILEAGREETGTAFSVTSDDHGYHWVVLADDDPEDLITSMHFAADTFIEHGYGSRLLAAVFAYEKGDAAKRHRDGGGGTAGAGDPAYWIYSFRRGRFYPFVPRSGRERDSSAEFTLESTLDGELEIEREKDYWYPLWPSEGGTHPWE
- the htpX gene encoding zinc metalloprotease HtpX, yielding MNWQADWGLRLRMFVTMFLLFALYIVFAAVITAYVGGGLLVFGLFFGGFSLVQYYFSDTLTLRSMGAKTVSADEYPQLHASIERLSQQADLPKPKVAVVDSNTPNAFATGRNQKNAAVCVTTGIMDTLEQDELDGVLAHELAHVKNRDMMVMTIASFLSTIAFMMVRWGAFFGGGHRRGGDRQGGGGIVVAILVSLLVWIISYLLIRALSRYREYAADRGAAAITGNPSALASALLKISGEMDKVPKDDLREEAEMNAFFIIPIKSGVVGRLFATHPPTEKRVEQLRDLEREMQSF
- a CDS encoding creatininase family protein, yielding MPSPQSVCLEECTWTEVETALENGTRTAIVAVGSIEQHGPHLPLNMDTLDGDELARRIAAELGDALAAPTIRPGCSGHHMAFPGTITMPPETLMDVIRAYCRSLDDHGFDHVVLVPTHGGNFAPVSTVAPEIAREIDASVIALADLDDHMELLNEGLREAGLEYQQDVIHAGAAETAMILAIKEGLVRTDRLETGPEGSFSTARLLSEGFESITENGVLGDPSEATADAGEAIFDAVTDAYVERIEAERDAVSDGTQ